The following coding sequences lie in one Chryseobacterium culicis genomic window:
- a CDS encoding S46 family peptidase has translation MKRLFLLFTFLLGFAQMRADEGMWLLMLIKRLNGVDMQKEGLHLTPEEIYSVNNSSLKDAIVSFGGFCTGEIVSDKGLIFTNHHCGYGAVAAASTPEKDYLKNGFWAMKQKDEFNAKDLYVRFLVRMDDATQRINSKLNNNMTGAERKAVIDAETKAIQTENSENGKYTVVVRDFFNGNEFYYFVYQDYKDIRLVGAPPSSLGKFGGDTDNWEWPRHTADFTVFRVYADAAGNPAEYSPSNTPLKPKHFLPVSLKGIKPGDFSMILGYPGRTNRYLTSYGIQQMVTKDYPAWVEASKLAMDVMKKYMDKDKATQLNYASQYASVANYWKNRQGTIDAVEKNGTIADKQKTEDIFRKWSMTSGNEAYDGILEDIGMYYKQVSERNVERNYASQFSRNAKYISLALQVGSVLKAYAAQDMQGRLAMKAKTEAAIKAAYENFNPSLEGEMLSSMVNLYQMRVTNKEIASATILGLDAKTISNLAYSSIFANKTSATNFLLNPDALKLDADPLWKAANGIVADQKMSNERYVNVDDNFAKKNRMFLAGLMKAMPEKKFYPDANSTMRLTYGTVDKLPIRNDRNYFGITDNYYTDMTGLVGKYKKGDEEFDLPQRVIDLYNLKDFGQYADAAGYMPVNFLSNNDITGGNSGSPVIDGDGNLIGIAFDGNSEALSGDIVFEQEWQKTINVDVRFVLWTIDKFAGARRLVDELKLVRGENTPADTKTKNSGTTTTPKKIKKK, from the coding sequence ATGAAAAGACTATTTCTACTATTCACTTTCTTACTGGGCTTTGCTCAGATGAGGGCGGATGAGGGGATGTGGCTGCTAATGCTCATCAAAAGACTTAACGGTGTTGATATGCAAAAAGAGGGTCTACACCTTACGCCTGAAGAAATTTATTCAGTAAACAATTCAAGTTTAAAGGATGCTATCGTAAGTTTCGGTGGATTCTGTACAGGTGAAATTGTTTCTGATAAAGGACTTATATTTACCAACCACCACTGTGGTTATGGTGCTGTTGCTGCTGCTTCTACACCAGAAAAAGATTATTTGAAGAACGGATTCTGGGCAATGAAACAGAAAGACGAATTCAATGCAAAGGATCTTTATGTAAGATTTTTAGTGAGAATGGATGATGCTACGCAAAGAATCAATTCTAAGCTAAACAACAATATGACCGGAGCAGAGAGAAAAGCTGTTATTGATGCTGAAACTAAAGCAATCCAGACAGAAAACTCTGAAAACGGGAAATATACTGTAGTGGTAAGAGATTTCTTCAACGGAAACGAATTCTACTATTTCGTATATCAGGATTATAAAGATATCAGATTAGTAGGTGCTCCCCCTTCATCATTAGGAAAATTCGGAGGAGATACAGATAACTGGGAGTGGCCAAGACACACTGCAGACTTTACTGTTTTCAGAGTATATGCTGATGCTGCAGGAAACCCGGCTGAATATTCTCCAAGCAATACTCCTTTGAAGCCTAAGCACTTCCTTCCGGTTTCTCTTAAAGGAATTAAGCCTGGTGATTTCTCAATGATCCTAGGATACCCTGGAAGAACAAATCGTTACCTGACTTCTTACGGAATTCAGCAAATGGTAACTAAAGATTACCCGGCTTGGGTTGAAGCTTCTAAACTTGCTATGGATGTAATGAAAAAGTACATGGACAAGGATAAAGCAACTCAGCTTAACTATGCTTCTCAATATGCGTCAGTAGCTAACTACTGGAAAAACAGACAAGGAACTATCGATGCGGTAGAGAAAAACGGAACTATTGCTGACAAGCAAAAAACTGAAGACATCTTCAGAAAATGGTCTATGACGTCTGGAAATGAGGCTTATGATGGTATTCTAGAAGATATTGGAATGTATTACAAGCAGGTTTCTGAGAGAAATGTTGAAAGAAACTATGCTTCACAATTCTCAAGAAATGCAAAATATATCTCTCTTGCCTTACAGGTAGGTTCTGTTCTTAAGGCTTACGCTGCCCAGGATATGCAGGGAAGATTAGCGATGAAAGCTAAAACTGAAGCTGCCATCAAAGCTGCTTATGAAAACTTCAACCCTTCTCTAGAAGGAGAAATGCTTTCTTCTATGGTAAACCTATACCAGATGAGAGTTACGAATAAAGAAATTGCTTCTGCTACTATTCTAGGATTAGATGCTAAAACAATTTCTAACCTTGCTTATTCTTCAATCTTCGCTAACAAAACTTCTGCAACGAACTTCTTATTGAACCCGGATGCATTGAAGCTTGATGCTGATCCACTTTGGAAAGCTGCTAACGGAATTGTTGCTGATCAAAAAATGAGCAACGAAAGATATGTTAATGTAGACGATAATTTTGCAAAAAAGAACCGTATGTTCTTAGCTGGTTTAATGAAGGCTATGCCTGAGAAAAAATTCTATCCGGATGCTAACTCTACCATGAGATTAACTTACGGTACAGTAGATAAATTACCTATCAGAAATGACAGAAACTATTTTGGTATTACTGATAACTACTATACAGATATGACAGGTCTTGTTGGAAAATACAAGAAAGGTGATGAAGAATTCGATCTTCCTCAAAGAGTGATTGATCTTTACAACCTTAAAGATTTCGGACAGTATGCTGATGCTGCAGGATATATGCCAGTAAACTTCCTTTCTAACAACGATATTACAGGAGGTAACTCTGGTTCTCCGGTAATTGATGGAGACGGAAACCTTATCGGTATCGCTTTCGATGGTAACAGTGAAGCATTAAGTGGTGATATTGTATTCGAACAGGAATGGCAGAAAACAATTAACGTAGACGTTCGTTTTGTTCTTTGGACAATCGATAAGTTTGCAGGTGCTAGAAGATTAGTTGATGAATTAAAGCTTGTAAGAGGTGAAAATACTCCAGCTGATACAAAAACTAAAAACTCAGGTACTACTACAACACCTAAGAAAATCAAGAAAAAATAA
- a CDS encoding META domain-containing protein, with the protein MKKILLSLFAVLLLGVVLNCSTVPAKNPSLQRQWMLVSLDGFSKDQLIAHKAEMNLTANIVKGKIQASAYMGCNRMSFVSEFKKEGKVKISKGISTMKACQDMNLETSFQKKIETMTNYSIEGHFLMLSDDQGNLMKFVAADWD; encoded by the coding sequence ATGAAAAAAATACTATTATCACTTTTTGCCGTTTTACTTTTAGGAGTTGTTTTGAATTGTTCCACAGTACCTGCTAAAAATCCTTCCCTTCAAAGGCAGTGGATGCTGGTTTCACTGGATGGTTTTTCAAAAGACCAGCTGATAGCTCATAAAGCAGAAATGAATCTGACAGCCAATATCGTGAAAGGTAAAATTCAGGCGAGTGCTTACATGGGATGTAACCGGATGTCTTTTGTATCAGAATTTAAAAAAGAAGGAAAAGTAAAGATTTCAAAGGGAATCAGTACGATGAAAGCCTGTCAGGATATGAATCTTGAAACCTCTTTTCAGAAGAAAATTGAAACCATGACTAATTATTCTATCGAGGGACATTTTCTTATGTTATCCGATGATCAGGGGAATTTAATGAAATTTGTAGCTGCTGACTGGGATTAA
- a CDS encoding LytR/AlgR family response regulator transcription factor, protein MITHIRCMIIDDDELDRLVLQHYIRQYQNIEIVATFDSAEKAVPYLDLPIDLLITETNLKGISGIEFRKMAHKIPACIFVSSHPELAAGVFEINTLDFITKPLTAERFHHSMERLFDFFEIKEKCECYDAMIGENCIKIKEGGHIFQIKMKDILYLEALKDYTRIITLEKNHCILNSLGNLLQKNFFDSFVRIHRSYAVPRHLIRGKSCHEIELAHHIKLPIGRTYRDNLSFFNP, encoded by the coding sequence ATGATTACGCATATCAGATGTATGATTATTGATGATGATGAACTGGACAGGCTGGTTCTTCAGCATTATATCAGGCAATATCAAAACATTGAAATTGTTGCCACTTTTGATTCTGCAGAAAAGGCAGTTCCTTATCTTGACCTTCCTATTGATCTTCTGATTACTGAAACCAATTTAAAGGGCATCAGCGGTATTGAATTTCGGAAGATGGCTCATAAAATACCCGCATGTATTTTCGTAAGTTCACATCCTGAACTCGCTGCGGGGGTTTTTGAAATCAACACATTAGATTTTATTACCAAACCCCTTACCGCAGAACGTTTTCATCATTCTATGGAAAGACTCTTCGATTTTTTTGAAATCAAGGAGAAATGTGAATGCTATGATGCCATGATAGGAGAAAACTGCATCAAGATAAAAGAAGGAGGTCATATTTTTCAGATTAAGATGAAAGATATTCTGTATCTGGAAGCCCTGAAAGACTATACCAGAATTATCACTCTTGAAAAAAACCACTGTATTTTAAACTCTCTGGGAAATCTTCTGCAAAAAAATTTTTTTGATTCTTTTGTCAGAATACACAGAAGCTATGCGGTTCCGCGCCATCTTATCCGAGGAAAAAGCTGTCATGAAATAGAACTCGCTCATCACATCAAGCTTCCTATCGGCCGAACCTACAGGGATAACCTTTCTTTTTTCAATCCTTAA
- a CDS encoding beta strand repeat-containing protein, giving the protein MKKILSLFWILTGFFMGLSQAPEKMSYQAVMRNGSGQLLVNQGIAVRVSILQGSPAGAAVYSERLTGNTNANGLISLEIGTGTVLTGTFATIDWPAGSYYLKTETDPAGGTSYTIVGTSQLLSVPYAMYAKSAGGGGGSFVIPYTNTVNNASTLFSLTNDGDGTSLEGNNNTTTSNIAAVRGVVTNVAPGGFSSAVRGINNGTGGLGVGVYGSQAGSGWGVYGTTPNGLGVYGNATGNGFGVYANSNTGTGLNATSNNGIPASISILNNTNNNVALNASSVGNGTVVNVTTTGNGAGVRSSTGAGFGVHGSTSSQSSAGIVGDNTGAGEAVVGRTTSDIAGAVVGRNDGGGYGVRGFVATNTSGTGIGVYGQVGLNNSTGRAGRFENFNQTNTTGNTFEVETNGNGNIPDNTQGNAASFLVDNTNSVGAAVRGEVNTIFGNFGAAAIFGISSGTGGRAGLFYASNPSGNGASLIALTDGNGNAITANAGKDGNGVETNIDGAGNALYAWVPSFSTGRAGRFEIFNENNTSDVITVNTIGNGIAGNFKVDRTTGTSAAVRGEVNSQFANFGTAGIYGISSGTGGYAGLFHASNPAGNGPALIAIADGNGNGITANASNAGDGVETTADGTGNAIFAWVPNFGNGRAARFVNFNTANTNPPLTVETHSNGSIALFKSGNPGTVNVARINSAGRGFFNGGTQNSGADVAEAFDVNGHISEYEPGDILVISTKADRTVEKSSTPYSSLVAGVYATKPGVLLTEEHIDTDISDKAPMGVIGVIPTKVCLENGKIKRGDLLVTSSKPGVAMKANIKMVKIGQVIGKALQDYDQKEIGKIQVLVNIK; this is encoded by the coding sequence ATGAAAAAAATATTATCACTGTTTTGGATCCTGACAGGTTTCTTTATGGGACTTTCTCAGGCTCCGGAAAAAATGAGCTATCAGGCTGTCATGAGAAATGGTTCCGGACAACTCCTAGTCAATCAAGGAATTGCCGTGAGAGTAAGCATATTACAGGGATCTCCTGCCGGGGCTGCAGTCTATTCTGAAAGACTTACCGGAAACACCAATGCCAACGGACTTATCAGCCTTGAAATAGGAACAGGAACTGTACTCACCGGAACATTTGCCACCATCGACTGGCCTGCAGGAAGCTATTACTTAAAAACAGAAACTGACCCCGCAGGAGGAACCAGCTACACCATAGTAGGAACCAGCCAGCTGCTAAGTGTTCCTTATGCGATGTATGCCAAATCTGCAGGTGGTGGAGGCGGAAGTTTTGTAATTCCCTATACTAATACCGTTAATAATGCTTCTACTTTATTTTCATTAACCAATGATGGTGATGGAACATCTTTAGAAGGGAATAACAACACAACAACCTCCAATATTGCAGCAGTAAGAGGAGTTGTTACCAATGTAGCCCCCGGAGGATTTTCTTCAGCGGTTCGTGGTATTAATAACGGAACCGGCGGACTTGGAGTAGGTGTATACGGAAGCCAGGCCGGAAGCGGCTGGGGTGTTTATGGTACAACACCTAATGGCTTAGGAGTCTACGGAAATGCCACTGGAAATGGTTTTGGAGTATACGCAAACAGCAATACAGGAACAGGTCTTAACGCTACCAGTAATAACGGAATCCCTGCGAGTATTTCAATCCTGAACAACACGAATAATAATGTTGCTCTTAATGCATCCAGTGTAGGGAATGGTACGGTTGTAAATGTTACGACTACTGGAAACGGAGCCGGGGTAAGAAGTTCTACCGGAGCTGGATTTGGGGTACATGGTTCCACTTCTTCCCAATCTTCAGCAGGTATTGTGGGTGACAACACCGGAGCTGGTGAAGCAGTAGTAGGTAGAACAACAAGTGATATTGCCGGAGCAGTAGTAGGCCGTAATGACGGAGGTGGATATGGGGTGAGAGGTTTTGTAGCTACCAATACCTCCGGAACCGGTATCGGTGTTTACGGGCAGGTAGGCTTAAATAACAGTACTGGTCGTGCCGGAAGATTTGAAAATTTTAACCAAACAAATACTACAGGGAATACTTTTGAGGTAGAAACGAATGGAAATGGAAATATTCCGGACAACACCCAGGGAAATGCAGCCTCTTTTCTCGTTGACAATACCAATAGCGTTGGTGCTGCAGTAAGAGGAGAAGTAAATACTATTTTCGGAAACTTTGGTGCCGCCGCAATTTTTGGAATTTCTTCCGGAACGGGAGGACGTGCAGGTTTATTTTATGCCTCAAATCCTTCAGGAAACGGAGCTTCATTGATTGCCCTGACTGATGGTAACGGAAATGCTATTACCGCGAATGCAGGAAAAGACGGAAATGGTGTTGAAACCAATATTGACGGAGCTGGAAATGCTCTCTATGCATGGGTTCCTTCTTTTTCTACCGGACGAGCCGGAAGATTTGAAATCTTCAATGAGAATAATACCAGTGATGTTATCACAGTAAACACAATTGGAAATGGTATTGCAGGGAATTTTAAAGTAGACCGAACCACAGGAACTTCAGCCGCAGTGAGAGGAGAAGTAAATTCACAGTTTGCCAACTTCGGTACTGCAGGGATTTATGGAATTTCTTCCGGTACAGGAGGATATGCAGGTTTATTTCATGCCAGTAATCCTGCCGGAAACGGCCCTGCACTGATTGCTATTGCAGATGGAAATGGAAATGGTATAACCGCTAATGCATCCAACGCAGGAGATGGTGTAGAAACTACTGCAGATGGAACCGGAAACGCGATTTTTGCATGGGTTCCTAATTTCGGTAATGGACGGGCAGCAAGATTTGTTAATTTTAATACAGCCAACACCAATCCTCCCCTTACCGTAGAAACTCACAGCAATGGTTCTATCGCTTTATTTAAATCCGGAAATCCGGGTACAGTGAATGTGGCCAGAATCAATTCTGCCGGACGTGGATTTTTTAACGGAGGAACTCAAAACAGCGGTGCTGACGTTGCTGAAGCATTTGATGTCAATGGACATATTTCTGAATATGAGCCTGGTGATATTCTTGTCATCTCAACGAAAGCAGACAGAACTGTTGAAAAATCTTCAACTCCTTATTCCTCTCTTGTTGCAGGTGTATATGCCACTAAACCGGGTGTACTGCTTACAGAAGAGCATATTGACACTGATATTTCCGATAAAGCTCCAATGGGAGTCATTGGGGTAATCCCCACCAAAGTATGCCTTGAGAATGGAAAAATAAAAAGAGGTGACCTATTGGTAACTTCATCCAAACCGGGTGTTGCAATGAAAGCCAATATCAAAATGGTAAAAATTGGACAGGTAATCGGAAAAGCGCTTCAGGATTATGACCAAAAAGAGATTGGAAAAATTCAAGTATTAGTCAACATAAAATAA
- a CDS encoding T9SS type A sorting domain-containing protein codes for MERISIYCIILSVFSVPILHAQSAVLATGLDASAANGFVSYSIGQTTYLEKGTGQVLEGVQQPYEIITLTTIENSSEQNGILLYPNPFKDYLYLDFTSNNFKGSEYQLFDAQGKLVKKDKISQSKSELNFSSLPSAMYIIRITQNGENIKTFKIIKK; via the coding sequence ATGGAAAGAATATCTATTTATTGTATTATTCTGTCTGTCTTTTCCGTTCCCATACTGCACGCTCAATCCGCAGTTTTGGCAACCGGACTGGATGCATCAGCAGCTAATGGTTTTGTTTCTTACAGCATAGGTCAGACCACCTATCTGGAAAAAGGAACAGGACAAGTTCTGGAAGGCGTTCAACAGCCTTACGAAATCATCACCCTTACCACTATTGAAAATTCCTCTGAACAAAACGGCATTTTGCTCTATCCTAATCCTTTCAAAGATTATTTGTATTTAGATTTTACCTCAAATAATTTTAAAGGATCAGAATATCAGCTATTCGATGCCCAGGGCAAACTGGTAAAAAAAGACAAGATTTCACAATCAAAATCTGAGCTTAATTTCTCCTCACTTCCTTCCGCTATGTACATCATCAGGATTACCCAAAATGGAGAAAATATTAAAACTTTTAAAATCATAAAAAAATAA